The following proteins are co-located in the Podarcis raffonei isolate rPodRaf1 chromosome 5, rPodRaf1.pri, whole genome shotgun sequence genome:
- the LOC128413581 gene encoding tigger transposable element-derived protein 1-like, which produces MGPKKTAAAEAGERKKEKVMLEMKKEIIRKHDGGMRVTDLARGYGRNPSTIGTILKMREKILATDVAKGVTRIMKNRPAVLEEVEKLLLIWLEEKQCAGDTVTEAVICEKAKALHADLVWQQPGTSGEPEVFKASRGWFDRFKMRSGIHSVVRHGEAASSDVPAAEDFAAEFLEVLSSKELRDICQKWKDVQAFAQRHHPDKDLTRDLANTFDTRVMSSFREVLKRQMKQQTMDRFFSKKQRVEEEPSSSCPPES; this is translated from the exons atggggcccaagaagactgctgctgcagaggccggcgagaggaagaaggagaaggttatgctggaaatgaagaaggagatcatccggaagcacgacggtggaatgcgtgtgacagacctcgccagggggtacgggaggaatccatcgaccatcgggaccatcctgaagatgagggagaagatccttgcgactgatgtagccaagggagtcaccaggatcatgaagaaccgcccagctgttctggaggaggtggagaagttgctgctcatctggttagaagagaagcagtgtgcaggggacacagtgactgaggccgtcatttgtgagaaggccaaggccttgcacgcagacctcgtctggcaacagccaggaacctcaggcgagccagaagtcttcaaggcaagcagaggctggtttgaccggttcaagatgagatctggaatccacagcgtggtcaggcatggagaggctgccagttctgatgttcctgcggctgaagactttgcagcggagttcctggaggtt ctgtcctccaaagaactgagggacatttgccagaagtggaaagatgtgcaggcttttgcacagcggcaccaccctgacaaggacctgacacgtgaccttgcgaacacttttgatacgagggtcatgtcgtctttcagggaggtgctgaaaaggcagatgaagcagcagaccatggacaggttcttcagcaagaagcaaagagtggaagaggaaccttcttcgagttgtcccccagagtcttag